The following are encoded together in the Periplaneta americana isolate PAMFEO1 chromosome 5, P.americana_PAMFEO1_priV1, whole genome shotgun sequence genome:
- the LOC138699908 gene encoding TATA-binding protein-associated factor 2N-like → MDNRLVFIVSIIVAVCYSVNSDPGRGGGGGHGGGGHGGGGHGGGHGGGFGGGRGGGFGGGRGGFGGGRGGGFGGGRGGFGGGRGGFGGGHGEGFGGGRGGYGRHPGYGGGHGAFIGFPFPRRYRDYYYYY, encoded by the exons ATGGACAATCGCTTG GTATTCATTGTATCAATTATAGTAGCTGTTTGCTACAGTGTGAATTCTGATCCTGGTCGTGGCGGTGGTGGTGGACATGGAGGAGGAGGTCATGGCGGAGGAGGCCATGGTGGAGGTCATGGCGGAGGTTTCGGAGGTGGACGTGGTGGAGGTTTTGGAGGGGGTCGTGGTGGTTTTGGAGGTGGACGTGGTGGAGGTTTTGGAGGAGGACGTGGTGGATTTGGTGGTGGTCGTGGAGGATTTGGTGGTGGCCATGGAGAAGGTTTTGGAGGTGGCCGTGGTGGATATGGCCGACACCCTGGGTACGGAGGTGGCCATGGGGCATTTATTGGCTTCCCTTTTCCAAGAAGATATagggattattactattattactga